A genomic region of bacterium contains the following coding sequences:
- a CDS encoding DUF1064 domain-containing protein codes for MDRDLRLSHAERVLVGYPLLVRAAVLPTIVLQVEATVMPSKYHAKKVTLDGITFDSQKEAKRYGWLKQFQHQGIIRSIELQPRFELQPAFKKCCGRVYGPDDPSPKKCPICGRSRKKMRGFRAEEYVADFLVTLNDGTEIVEDVKGKIQTPLFKSKWKRFEYLYPDRCLMIVTDIKAVPT; via the coding sequence ATGGATCGTGACCTGCGATTATCGCACGCCGAGAGGGTGCTGGTGGGATATCCCCTGCTGGTTCGGGCTGCGGTGCTTCCTACGATTGTGCTACAAGTGGAGGCGACAGTGATGCCCTCCAAATACCACGCGAAAAAAGTCACCCTGGACGGCATCACTTTCGACAGCCAGAAAGAAGCCAAACGATACGGCTGGCTAAAACAATTCCAGCATCAAGGGATTATTCGAAGTATCGAATTGCAGCCGCGATTCGAGCTCCAGCCTGCTTTTAAAAAATGTTGTGGGCGCGTGTACGGTCCCGATGACCCTTCCCCAAAAAAGTGCCCGATCTGCGGACGCAGCCGGAAGAAGATGCGAGGGTTCAGGGCAGAAGAATACGTCGCCGATTTTCTCGTGACCCTTAATGATGGCACCGAAATAGTTGAGGACGTAAAAGGAAAAATTCAAACACCTTTGTTCAAGTCGAAGTGGAAGCGGTTCGAGTACCTCTACCCGGACCGCTGCCTGATGATCGTGACCGATATCAAGGCGGTGCCAACGTGA